The following proteins come from a genomic window of Larimichthys crocea isolate SSNF chromosome XV, L_crocea_2.0, whole genome shotgun sequence:
- the prpf6 gene encoding pre-mRNA-processing factor 6 — protein sequence MSSGGGKQAPKIVSKSSAGGTGAAGAGGGPPVMPLASPLMGKKKKPFLGMPAPLGYVPGLGRGATGFTTRSDIGPARDANDPVDDRHAPPGKRTVGDQMKKNQDDDDEDLNDTNYDEFNGYAGSLFSSGPYEKDDEEADAIYAALDKRMDERRKERRELREKEEIEKYRMERPKIQQQFSDLKRKLAEVSEEEWLSIPEVGDARNKRQRNPRYEKLTPVPDSFFSKHLQTGENHTTVDPLQGLGGLNTPYPGSMTPGLMTPGTGELDMRKIGQARNTLMDMRLSQVSDSVSGQTVVDPKGYLTDLNSMIPTHGGDISDIKKARLLLKSVRETNPHHPPAWIASARLEEVTGKLQVARNLIMKGTEMCVKSEDVWLEAARLQPGDTAKAVVAQAVRHLPQSVRIYIRAAELETDVRAKKRVLRKALENVSKSVRLWKTAVELEEPEDARIMLSRAVECCPTSVELWLALARLETYENARRVLNKARENIPTDRHIWITAAKLEEANGNTQMVDKIIDRAITSLRANGVEINREQWIQDAEECDKAGSVATCQAVIRAVIGIGIEEEDRKHTWMEDADSCVAHGALECARAIYAHALQVFPSKKSVWLRAAYFEKNHGTRESLEALLQRAVAHCPKAEVLWLMGAKSKWLAEDVPAARSILALAFQANPNSEEIWLAAVKLESENNEYERARRLLAKARSSAPTARVFMKSVKLEWVLGNIEAAQELCTEALKHYEDFPKLWMMRGQIEEQCENMDKAREAYNQGLKKCPHSVALWLLLSRLEERVGQLTRARAILEKARLKNPQSPELWLESVRLEFRAGLKNISNTLMAKALQECPNSGILWAEAVFLEARPQRKTKSVDALKKCEHDPHVLLAVAKLFWSERKITKAREWFLRTVKIEPDLGDAWALFYKFELQHGTEEQQEEVRKRCENAEPRHGELWCAESKHVLNWQKKTGEILAEVASKIKNTF from the exons ATGTCCAGCGGTGGAGGGAAACAAGCGCCCAAAATTGTCTCCAAATCATCCGCGGGAGGCACCGGGGCAGCGGGGGCCGGCGGCGGGCCCCCGGTAATGCCCCTCGCCTCTCCGCTCatggggaaaaagaagaagccgTTCCTGGGGATGCCCGCTCCGCTGGGCTACGTGCCCGGGCTCGGCAGAGG tgcCACTGGTTTCACTACCCGATCTGATATCGGTCCTGCTCGTGATGCCAACGATCCAGTGGATGACCGACATGCACCCCCAGGGAAGAGGACGGTTGGGGACCAAATGAAAAAGAACCAGGACGACGACGATGAAGATCTGAATGATACAAACTATGATGAG ttTAACGGATACGCAGGTAGCTTGTTCTCCAGTGGCCCCTATGAGAAGGACGATGAAGAAGCAGATGCAATATATGCAGCACTGGACAAGAGGATGGACGAAAGACGCAAAGAAagaag GGAgctgagagaaaaggaagaaattgAGAAATACCGTATGGAGCGACCCAAAATCCAGCAGCAGTTCTCAGATCTAAAG AGGAAGCTGGCAGAGGTGTCAGAGGAAGAATGGCTGAGCATCCCTGAAGTGGGAGACGCCAGGAATAAGCGGCAGAGAAATCCCCGCTATGAGAAACTCACCCCTGTCCCCGACAGCTTCTTCTCTAAACACCTGCAGACCGGAGAGAACCACACCACAGTCGACCCTCTGCAAGGG CTGGGAGGTCTGAACACACCATACCCAGGAAGCATGACCCCTGGTTTGATGACACCAGGGACAGGAGAGCTGGACATGCGGAAAATCGGTCAGGCCAGGAACACCCTCATGGATATGAGGCTCAGTCAG GTGTCCGACTCAGTGAGTGGACAAACAGTGGTGGATCCAAAGGGTTACCTGACAGATCTCAACTCCATGATCCCCACGCATGGAGGAGACATCAG TGACATCAAGAAGGCTCGTCTGCTGCTGAAATCAGTGAGGGAGACCAATCCTCATCACCCGCCCGCCTGGATTGCTTCTGCCAGGCTGGAAGAGGTGACAGGCAAACTGCAGGTGGCCAGGAACCTGATCATGAAAGGCACAGAGATGTGTGTTAAG AGTGAAGATGTGTGGCTGGAGGCAGCCAGGCTCCAGCCTGGCGACACAGCCAAAGCCGTGGTGGCCCAGGCAGTCCGTCACCTGCCACAGTCTGTCCGCATCTacatcagagctgcagagctggagaCTGATGTCAGGGCCAAGAAACGAGTCCTAAGAAAGG CTCTGGAGAATGTGTCCAAATCCGTTCGACTGTGGAAGACTGCTGTTGAGCTGGAGGAGCCGGAGGATGCCAGGATCATGCTCAGCAGAGCCGTGGAGTGCTGCCCTACCAGTGTGGAG CTGTGGCTGGCATTGGCCCGGTTAGAGACGTATGAGAACGCACGTCGTGTCCTGAACAAAGCTCGAGAAAACATCCCCACCGATCGCCACATCTGGATCACCGCTGCCAAGTTGGAGGAGGCCAACGGCAACACTCAGATGGTGGACAAGATCATTGACAGAGCCATCACTTCTCTGCGTGCCAATGGTGTGGAGATCAACAGAGAGCAGTGGATACAG GATGCAGAGGAGTGTGACAAAGCAGGCAGTGTGGCTACCTGCCAGGCTGTGATAAGGGCCGTCATAGGGATTGGCATTGAGGAGGAGGATCGCAAACACACCTGGATGGAAGATGCAGATAGT tgtgtggCTCATGGAGCGCTGGAGTGTGCCAGGGCCATCTATGCCCATGCTCTACAGGTGTTCCCCAGTAAGAAGAGTGTCTGGCTTAGAGCTGCCTACTTTGAGAAAAATCATGGCACCAG GGAGTCTTTGGAAGCCCTGCTCCAAAGGGCCGTAGCTCACTGTCCCAAAGCAGAGGTCCTGTGGCTGATGGGCGCCAAGTCCAAGTGGCTTGCTGAGGATGTGCCTGCAGCCAGAAGTATCCTTGCTCTGGCCTTCCAG GCTAACCCGAACAGTGAAGAGATCTGGCTGGCTGCTGTCAAGCTTGAGTCTGAGAATAATGAGTATGAAAGAGCCCGTCGACTGCTGGCCAAGGCCCGCAGCAGCGCCCCGACAGCCAGG GTATTTATGAAGTCTGTGAAGTTGGAGTGGGTATTGGGAAACATAGAAGCTGCTCAGGAGTTGTGCACGGAGGCCCTGAAACACTACGAGGACTTCCCCAAACTCTGGATGATGAGAGGCCAGATAGAAGAGCAATGTGAAAACATGGATAAGGCCAGAGAGGCCTACAACCAAGGG ttGAAAAAGTGTCCTCACTCAGTGGCTCTGTGGTTGCTGCTGTCTCGTCTCGAAGAGAGAGTGGGACAGCTGACCAGAGCCAGAGCAATCCTGGAGAAGGCACGACTCAAGAACCCCCAGAGCCCTGAGCTATG GTTGGAGTCGGTCAGGCTGGAGTTTCGGGCTGGACTGAAGAACATCTCTAACACGCTGATGGCCAAAGCCCTCCAGGAGTGCCCCAATTCAG GCATCCTGTGGGCTGAAGCAGTGTTTTTGGAGGCCAGGCCCCAGAGGAAGACCAAGAGTGTGGATGCTCTGAAGAAGTGTGAACATGATCCCCATGTATTGCTCGCCGTAGCCAA GTTGTTCTGGAGTGAGCGCAAGATCACCAAAGCCAGGGAGTGGTTCCTAAGAACAGTAAAGATCGAGCCTGACCTGGGAGATGCTTGGGCTCTCTTCTACAAGTTTGAGCTGCAGCACGGCACAGAA GAACAGCAAGAAGAAGTGCGAAAGCGCTGTGAGAATGCAGAGCCCCGGCATGGTGAGCTGTGGTGCGCCGAGTCCAAACACGTCCTGAACTGGCAGAAGAAGACGGGAGAGATCTTAGCGGAGGTTGCCAGCAAGATCAAGAACACTTTCTGA